Genomic segment of Rhodococcus rhodochrous:
CGGACCGCGAGACGGACTACGGGCAGGTCGATCATCATTCGTCGACGATCCGCACGGCCGACGACCCGCGCCGCACCCACAACGCCGTCCCCGACTATCCGGTGCCCGACACCGAACTCGTCCGGGCCGAATGGGAAGGCGCCCGTATCAGCGTGTCGAGCGCGGCGTCGGATGCCACCCAGCTCGGTGGCACGTCGGTGGCGAGCAGCCCGGCCGCGGTGGTCGACGGAGACCCGACGACCGGCTGGCACAGCAACGGACTCGAATCGGCGGTCGGCCAGTGGCTGCAGCTCGACCTCGACCGGCCTATCGAGGCGGGTCTGCTGCACCTGACGACGAGCTCCGGTGCTCTGGGCGATCCCGTCAAGTGGCTCGAGGTGTCCACCGACCGGGGCAGCACGGCGGTGCGCGTCGACAAGCCGGGACGCGAGCAGACGGTCGCGCTGCCGCTGGGCACCACCTCGTGGATCCGCATCACGTCCGTGCACACCGAACGCGGCACGGTCGGCAACCAGTTCGGTCTCACCGAGGTGGTCGTCGAGGACTTCACCGACCGGAACGATCCGCGCCCGATCGACATCCGGCGCCGCATCGTGGTGCCGGGCCCTGCCGAGGACGCCGCGGTACGCGGATGGCAGCTCGGACAGGAGTTCCCCGGCCGCGGCAGCTGCGTCGACACCGACGACCGCGTGCGCTGCGCGCGAGGGCTCGCCACCTCCGCGGAGGAACCCGGCGTGTTCACCCGCACCCTGGATGTGCCGCAGGAGACCTGGGTCCGCCCGGAACTGCTCCTGCGCGCACGTCCCGGGCCTGCACTCGAAGATCTCGTGGACCGCTCGGACCGGGTCGTCGCGCGCGGTGACGCCGACGTCGTCGACCTGCAGGGCTCGGCGTTCGCCCTCACCGACGGTGATCCCCGGACGTCGTGGACCGCGGAGGAGAGCTCGCTCGAAGCGGGTGCGCCGAGGCCGTCGCTCACGTTGGAACTGCCCGAGGAACGACGCGTCACGGGGTTGGACATCAGGGCCGCGCTGGGAGCGCTGCCGGTCGCGCCGTCGCGGGTCGCGGTGAATCTCGGCAACGGACCTCAGGTGCGCGAACTCGACGGTGACGACACGATCGTCGACCTGACCCCGCACGCCACGGACCGGATCGAACTCACCGTGGTGCGCTGGCGCGACACCCTCGACCGCACCGTGCTGGGTTTCTCGAAACTCACCCCTCCCGGGCTCGCCGAGGTGTCGGTGCTCGGCGACGACGGGCCGATCGGCGCACAGGGATCCGTCTACGACGAGACCGTGACCGTCGACTGCGAGCGCGGACCCGTCGTGGAGATCGACGGGCGCAGTTACCGCACGTCGCTCACCGCGCGGGTCGCCGATCTCGCCGCGGGCGTGGAGGTTCCTGCGACGCTGTGCGACACCGACGTCGTCGGCATGAATCCGGGCCGGGTCGACATCGACGTCGATCCCGGCGCGGCCTTCGTCGTCTCGGGCCTGCGGCTCGACGTCCCCGGTTCCGATGCGCCCGTCGCGGAGCCGACGGAACTCGACAAGGGCCGCTGGACGGAGAACCTGCGCGAGGTGACGGTTCCGGCGGGCGACGAGGACCGGCTCGTGGTGGTGCCCGAGAGCACCAACGTCGGCTGGGTGGCCCGCACCCCGGACGGCACCGTGGCGACGCCGGTCGTCGTGGACGGCTGGCAGCAGGGCTGGATCGTGCCGGCCGGCCCGCAGCAGACGCTGACCCTCGAGTTCGCTACCGACCGCTGGTACCGGCTCGGGATCTTCGGCGGGCTGTTGTTGCTCGTCCCGCTGTTCGCGGCGGCCGTGTGGCCCCGCAGGCGCGACGAGGATCCGGGTCCGACGCCGCGCACCTGGGGTTCGTCGGCTCTCGCACTGGCCGGTGTGCTGGTCGCCGCGACGCTCCTCGCGGGATGGGTCGGTGCCGCCGTCGCGGTCGTCGGCGCGGTGGGGATCGGTGCGCTCGTGCTGCGCCGCGGCCCCGTCGTGACGTCACGTGTGCTCGTGGGCACCGCGGGCGGCGCAACGATGCTGGCGATGGCGCTGCTGTCCACCGGGCCGTGGCGATCACCCGACGGATATGTCGGGCACTCGTTCCTGATTCAGTTCGCGGCGCTCGTCGGCGTGGTCGCGGTGGGCCTGGCCGCGGTGCCGCGCCGGGCCTTGTCCCAGCGGTGGAAGGCGGCGCGCGCCGGCTCCTCCACGAGGGCGTAACTGACGGACGCGACCGCCAGGCTCAGCACGACCGTCACCGTCAGCACGAACCAGAAGTGCCCCGCGAAGGCCAGGATCCCGAAGACGGGGAAGACGATCGACAGCACCGCGAGGTGCCAGATGAACAGGCCGTACGACCAGCGCCCGACGGCCAGTGCGACCGGGCTCGCCAGAACGCGGTGCTGCCGGCGCGGCGCGAGGGTCAGCGGGGCGAGCAGCGCGAAGCTCATGATCGCGCCCAGGGCGATCTTGGCGAAGTACTCGGAGGGTGCGAGATCGGTCAGCGTCTCCGGTCCGGCCAGCGGGGTGGCCGCGGCCGCGAAGGCGCCCACCGCGATCGCTCCCATCACCGCGCGTCGCGCCGCGAGCCGGTGGATCCATGTCTCCGGTCCGGTGACGAGTTCGGCGAGGATCATGCCCGCCGCAAACCAGGGCAGATAGCCGGGCAGCCAGTTGGTGTGGTTGATGTGGTCGGGGGTGCCGACCGGAATCCACGCCCACAGCAACGACAGTCCGCTCACGGCGAGCAGCAGCGGGACGCGGTATCGGGCGGCGTCCCCGCGCAGCCCGCTCACCGCCAGCGCCAGCAGTGGCAGCACGAGATAGAAGGCCACCTCCACCGACAGACTCCACATCTGGGTGAGGCCCTCGGTGAGAGTGAGTGGGACGAACACTTGCACGAGCGTGAGATTCGACCACCACACCTTCGCGCCGCCGCCCGCGCCGGGCAGCAACCACAGCACCAGGATCACGACGGTCCAGTAGGCGGGGAGGATGCGGGTGGCGCGGGAGAGGAAGTAGCGGGTCGCCGAGGGGGACGGTCCGAATCCGCGGGCCGCAGCGGCGTGCGGACGCCACAGCAGGAAGCCGGACAGGGCGAAGAACAGGGCGACGGCGAGGTCGAACCGTGCCCACACCCGGCCGATCGGCGAGTCGTGCACTGCGCCGGTCTGGAACGCGACGTGGGTGATCAACACGCCCACTGCGGCGAAGCCGCGCATCCCTTCGAGTGCCGGAAGGAATCCGCTCACGCTGCGGTTCCGGTCGGTGGTGGTGGTCATCGCGCACCAGTGTGCCGTGTCGTCGGAGCGGCGGACAGAGCAGGATCGTCCGGAACAGGACGATCCCGGCAGCGACGAAGATCGACTACGGATCCGTCCCAGCGGTGAGCGGGC
This window contains:
- a CDS encoding acyltransferase family protein, translated to MTTTTDRNRSVSGFLPALEGMRGFAAVGVLITHVAFQTGAVHDSPIGRVWARFDLAVALFFALSGFLLWRPHAAAARGFGPSPSATRYFLSRATRILPAYWTVVILVLWLLPGAGGGAKVWWSNLTLVQVFVPLTLTEGLTQMWSLSVEVAFYLVLPLLALAVSGLRGDAARYRVPLLLAVSGLSLLWAWIPVGTPDHINHTNWLPGYLPWFAAGMILAELVTGPETWIHRLAARRAVMGAIAVGAFAAAATPLAGPETLTDLAPSEYFAKIALGAIMSFALLAPLTLAPRRQHRVLASPVALAVGRWSYGLFIWHLAVLSIVFPVFGILAFAGHFWFVLTVTVVLSLAVASVSYALVEEPARAAFHRWDKARRGTAARPTATTPTSAAN
- a CDS encoding alpha-(1->3)-arabinofuranosyltransferase, which codes for MSTAAADGAGNASSSRTYRGETELPSAEPLSRRWLYAVTAVAVVLSFAQVPGLVVADTKYDLTQNPIGFLTRAAHQWSSVAPLGQVQNQAYGYFFPHGSFFAAGQLLHIPPWITQRVWWVLLLVAGFWGLVRLAEALGIGSRSSRLIAATVFVLSPRVLTTLGSISSEAHPMMLAPWVLLPLVRYLNTQNPGSARRLAAQSALAVALMGAINAVATAAACLVAALWWAAHRPNRRWWRFTLWWLPLCVVAVTWWMVPLLLLGRVSPPFLDFIESSGVTTEWTSLTEVLRGTSSWTPFVSPERIAGAVLVTQPAAVLVTGALAAAGLAGLAMRSMPARGRLTLILVVGLVGMGVGYVGQLDSPFAEQVRLFLDTTGAPLRNVHKLEPLVRLPIVLGLAHLLRAVPLPGSVPWTRARNAFAHPERNPMVAVTTLILVAMTLATSLAWTGRLAPRGAYDEVPEHWHAAAAWLEDNTSERGERALIVPGAPFGSQLWGLTRDEPLQALASTPWAVRDAVPLVPPGAIRALDAVQRDIADGRPSDGLAATLRGQGIGFLVVRNDLDPDTSPAARPALVHRALDGSPGIERVAEFGDDIVFDNPEDFVTDADLRPTYPAVEIYRVAEPAAAPVGPYVVDAADVPVVQGGPEALLRRNTAQPDFVGPTLLAADAARAGLPVDEVTVTDTPTDRETDYGQVDHHSSTIRTADDPRRTHNAVPDYPVPDTELVRAEWEGARISVSSAASDATQLGGTSVASSPAAVVDGDPTTGWHSNGLESAVGQWLQLDLDRPIEAGLLHLTTSSGALGDPVKWLEVSTDRGSTAVRVDKPGREQTVALPLGTTSWIRITSVHTERGTVGNQFGLTEVVVEDFTDRNDPRPIDIRRRIVVPGPAEDAAVRGWQLGQEFPGRGSCVDTDDRVRCARGLATSAEEPGVFTRTLDVPQETWVRPELLLRARPGPALEDLVDRSDRVVARGDADVVDLQGSAFALTDGDPRTSWTAEESSLEAGAPRPSLTLELPEERRVTGLDIRAALGALPVAPSRVAVNLGNGPQVRELDGDDTIVDLTPHATDRIELTVVRWRDTLDRTVLGFSKLTPPGLAEVSVLGDDGPIGAQGSVYDETVTVDCERGPVVEIDGRSYRTSLTARVADLAAGVEVPATLCDTDVVGMNPGRVDIDVDPGAAFVVSGLRLDVPGSDAPVAEPTELDKGRWTENLREVTVPAGDEDRLVVVPESTNVGWVARTPDGTVATPVVVDGWQQGWIVPAGPQQTLTLEFATDRWYRLGIFGGLLLLVPLFAAAVWPRRRDEDPGPTPRTWGSSALALAGVLVAATLLAGWVGAAVAVVGAVGIGALVLRRGPVVTSRVLVGTAGGATMLAMALLSTGPWRSPDGYVGHSFLIQFAALVGVVAVGLAAVPRRALSQRWKAARAGSSTRA